The following nucleotide sequence is from Roseivirga sp. BDSF3-8.
GGCTTTTATCTTATCAATATTATATTCTTATTATTCGCTGATGCCTAGCTCTTTCAAGGCTAGCCAGGCCATTAGACCACAGCCAGTTTCCAGAGCCCTCTCATCAATGTCAAACGTAGGGGTATGCACTCCGCTGGTTATTCCTTTTTCCTCATTCCTAATTCCCAAACGGTAAAAACATGCATCTACCTGTTGGCTATAAAAAGCAAAATCCTCACCGGCCATCCATATATCCAGATCCACGACGTTTTCAGCTCCCATATACTGTATGGCATTTTCTTTTGCCCGGTCAGTAAGCTCAGGGTTATTTTCCAGGTAGGGGTAGCCTTTCTTGATTTCAAAATCGACTGTTCCTCCCATACTTTCTACAAGTCCTTCAGCAAGCTTTTTTATCCGCCTGTGAGCCTCTTCACGCCATTCCTCATTTAGTGTTCTAAATGTCCCCTGTAAATGGACCTCATTAGGTATCACATTAGTTGCACCGTTCGCAATAATTTTTCCAAATGACAGGACAGTCGGTATCTTAGGAGGCGCAAAACGGCTCACCACCTGTTGAAGAGCTACAATCATATGGCTTGTGATCAAGACGGGGTCAATGTTCATTTCAGGCATGGCTGCATGACCACCTTTTCCTTTCACGGTAACATGGAGCTCGTCTGCGCTGGCCATATACATACCCGGCCGGAATCCTACTTTACCTACAGGTACTAATGGCATGACATGTTGACCAATAATTCCGGAAGGGGCGGGGTTTTGAAGTACCCCTTCTTTTATCATGAGAGAGGCCCCGCCTGGTATTCTCTCTTCTCCTGGCTGAAAAATAAGCTTTATAGTTCCCTCAAAGCTATCTCTTACTTCCTGTAGTATATTGGCTGCTCCAAGTAGCGAAGCGGTATGAACATCGTGTCCACAAGCATGCATCACGCCTTCATTCCTGCTTTTATAAGGAACATCATTTTCCTCAACTATGGGCAGAGCATCCATATCAGCTCTGAGTGCAACTGTTTTTGAAGAAGGGTTCCGGCCTTCTATAAGCGCTACAACCCCGGTATCCGCTACTCCTTCTCTTGGGTTTAGCCCGATTTCACGGAGCTTGCCGGCTACGTATTTGCTGGTTTCGTATTCCTTGAAAGACAACTCCGGATTAGCGTGAATATGCCTGCGCATCTCCACCACCTTTGGGCTTATATCTGCGGCCAGTGACCGCACTCTGTCCTTAATTGACATTATTTCAAGTAAATTTTTTCAGGAATAATAAGGGCTTGTGGAAATTCTTCCCGCAGTTGCGCATACATTTTTTGAGCCTCCAGGCGATCCAAAAACTGTCCTACCTTAACTTTAAAATTAGGCTGGATGTACTGAAGTTCAGGGTTTACGTTTTCCAGAGTGTGGTAAACCTTCTCCTTAGCTTCATTCGCCTCACTACGGCTAGGGCCCGCATATACCTGTACTGTGAAGCCCTGGACTGCTGGGTTCTTTCCTCTACGCTCTTTAAGTGTATCATAAACTACCTCGAGACGTTTATTTACATCTCCGCTAACACCAACTGTTACCTCCATCTCATTGATCTCTTCTTCTGGCTCCGAAAGGTCAGCTTTTTTAGCAGCTTCAAACTCCTTCCGGACCTGAGACAAATCCTCCTGGTAACGATCGCGTGCTGTTTTATCACCGGTTTCAAGTGTTTTACATGCAGGTCCGGCAAAAAGGGTCGCCAACAGGCCGACAGAAAGTAACAATCTGGTTTTCATATCCATTAACTTTCGATAATTACGCAGCGGTTATTCCTAAGGTCTTCTTCTACATTTTTAAACTTCACGTCCTTCACCACGCGCCCATCTGTGTATTGAACACTAACCCGCTCATTGCGACCCACTATCTTTTCAGATTTAACAGGGGCTGTTTTCTCACGGGGAGGGCGGTTTGGTGTATCGCTGCTAGATGCTTGTCCGCCACCGCTAAGTACAGAGCCGCTTTCAGCCTTTTGCTCCTGTAGCTTTTGCCGTTGACGCTGTCTTGCTCTGGCTTCCTGAACTTCATCAGAACTTCGAACGGGGATATTAGATTTAGCCAGGAAGCTCACTACGTCCTCATTCAGTTTTGCTATAAAGGCCTTGAAAAGCTCAAACCCTTCGAACTTGTAAATAAGTAGCGGGTCTTTTTGCTCCCAAACGGCGGACTGAACGGACTGTTTTAGGTCGTCCATATCACGCAAGTGCTCCTTCCATGTCTGGTCAATGAGTGCTAAAGTGATGATCTTCTCCATCGATTCAATCAATTCACTACAATCTGACTCCAGGTTCTTTTTAAGACTGGATACCACCTGGATTTGGCGCTTGCCATCAGTTAACGGAACTACGATGTCTTCTACGGTTGCACCCCGTTCTTTTTCAATATTTTGGAAAATAGGGTAGGCCGTATCAGCAATACGCTTATTCTTCTCTCGATAATGCTTGTATACTTCGCTGTACACTTGCTCTACTAATTGAGCCGGATGTCCCTTAGTGAAGGAATCATGGTCCATATTAATGTCCATGCCAAATGTACCTACCATATTGAGCTTAAAGCCATCGTAATCTTCTGCTCCTCTGGTATTGGTAATAACCTCTTCTACTGTATCGTACATCATATTCATGATGTCAAGCTGAAGGCGGTTACCGTGCAGCGCGTGACGTCTTCTCTTATAAATTACCTCGCGCTGACTGTTCATTACGTCGTCATATTCCAGCAGTCGCTTACGGGTACCAAAGTTATTTTCCTCTACCTTTTTCTGTGCCCTTTCTATCGACTTAGTAATCATACTATGCTGAATTACTTCCCCTTCTTCAAGTCCGAGCCGATCCATGATCTTTGCGATCCTGTCACTTCCGAAGAGGCGCATTAGGTTATCCTCCAATGAAACGAAAAACTGGGAAGACCCGGGATCACCCTGACGTCCTGCACGGCCCCGCAGCTGGCGGTCTACACGGCGACTTTCATGCCGTTCTGTACCAATAATAGCTAGACCACCGGCTTGTTTCGATTCCGCTGTAAGTTTAATGTCTGTACCACGACCTGCCATGTTAGTAGCAATAGTCACTGTACCAGGCTTACCAGCTTCAGCTACTACGTCAGCCTCTCGAGCGTGTTGCTTGGCATTTAGTACCTGGTGCTTAATCTTTCGCAGATTCAGCATCCGGCTTAACAATTCTGATATCTCCACCGAAGTAGTACCTACCAGTACAGGACGTCCCTGTTCCGTAAGCTCCACAACCTCTTCTACTACCGCATTGAATTTTTCCCGTACAGAACGATAAACTTTGTCCTGACGGTCATCTCTTACGATAGGGCGGTTGGTAGGAATCACCACCACGTCAAGCTTGTATATTTCCCAGAACTCACCGGCTTCTGTTTCTGCTGTACCAGTCATACCACTAAGCTTGTGATACATCCTGAAGTAGTTCTGCAGAGTGATGGTTGCGTAAGTCTGAGTAGCATCCTCTACCTTAACGTTCTCCTTAGCTTCAATTGCCTGGTGAAGTCCATCAGAATAGCGACGGCCTTCCATGACACGGCCCGTCTGCTCATCTACAATTTTTACCTTACCATCTACAAGAATGTATTCAGTGTCCTTTTCAAAGAGTGAATATGCCTTAAGTAATTGGTTTACCGTATGAATCCGCTTTGCTTTGGTTGAGTAGTCCTGCAGAATACTATCCTTCTCCTGGATTTTAGCTTGTTCGTTTTCCCAATCCGTTTTGTCCTCCAGCTTAGCAATCTCAGTTCCTATATCAGGAAGAATAAAGAAATTAGGGTCCTCGCCCTCACCAGTAATTAAGTCAATTCCTTTTTCGGTAAGCTCGACACTGTTATTCTTTTCCTCTATAGTAAAGTACAAAGGTTCGTCAGCCTCTGGCATTAGTTTACCATTATCAGCCAGGTAGTAGTTCTCTGTCTTTTGAAGAACCTGGCGAATCCCTCCTTCACTGAGGTATTTTATCAATGGCTTGTATTTAGGAAAAGCGCGGTAGGCTCTGAATAGCGCAAGGCCGCCATCCTTTTCGTTACCTTCAGAAATTAGCTTTTTAGCCTCCTGCAAATACTGACTGGCAAGTTTCCGTTGCACATCTACCAGTTTGCCAATCCGTGGCTTAAGCTCATAAAATTCGTGTTCATCTCCGCGGGGTACCGGGCCTGAGATGATAAGAGGAGTTCTGGCATCGTCAATCAGTACACTATCTACCTCATCGACCATAGCAAAATGATGGCGGCGCTGTACCAGATCATTGCTGTCGCGGGCCATATTGTCACGGAGATAATCGAAGCCATATTCGTTATTCGTACCATAGGTAATGTCAGCTCCGTAAGCACTCCGTC
It contains:
- a CDS encoding SPOR domain-containing protein, with product MKTRLLLSVGLLATLFAGPACKTLETGDKTARDRYQEDLSQVRKEFEAAKKADLSEPEEEINEMEVTVGVSGDVNKRLEVVYDTLKERRGKNPAVQGFTVQVYAGPSRSEANEAKEKVYHTLENVNPELQYIQPNFKVKVGQFLDRLEAQKMYAQLREEFPQALIIPEKIYLK
- a CDS encoding M20 family metallopeptidase: MSIKDRVRSLAADISPKVVEMRRHIHANPELSFKEYETSKYVAGKLREIGLNPREGVADTGVVALIEGRNPSSKTVALRADMDALPIVEENDVPYKSRNEGVMHACGHDVHTASLLGAANILQEVRDSFEGTIKLIFQPGEERIPGGASLMIKEGVLQNPAPSGIIGQHVMPLVPVGKVGFRPGMYMASADELHVTVKGKGGHAAMPEMNIDPVLITSHMIVALQQVVSRFAPPKIPTVLSFGKIIANGATNVIPNEVHLQGTFRTLNEEWREEAHRRIKKLAEGLVESMGGTVDFEIKKGYPYLENNPELTDRAKENAIQYMGAENVVDLDIWMAGEDFAFYSQQVDACFYRLGIRNEEKGITSGVHTPTFDIDERALETGCGLMAWLALKELGISE
- the secA gene encoding preprotein translocase subunit SecA: MINFLTKGLTKLFGTKSDKDIKAVLPYVELTNTEFAKLKDISDDELRARTENIREEINNGLSTIDEKIEGLNRKIKDDPNMDIHHKEEIFAEIDKLEEERNKDLEDILLQVLPKGFAIVKETARRFKENKTLRVTANMYDKQLAATYQNVELEGDTAIWHNKWVAAGNEIVWDMLHYDVQIIGGIVLHQGKISEMATGEGKTLVATLPAFLNALAGRGVHIVTVNEYLAKRDSEWMAPIFQFHGMKVDCIDKHQPNSEERRSAYGADITYGTNNEYGFDYLRDNMARDSNDLVQRRHHFAMVDEVDSVLIDDARTPLIISGPVPRGDEHEFYELKPRIGKLVDVQRKLASQYLQEAKKLISEGNEKDGGLALFRAYRAFPKYKPLIKYLSEGGIRQVLQKTENYYLADNGKLMPEADEPLYFTIEEKNNSVELTEKGIDLITGEGEDPNFFILPDIGTEIAKLEDKTDWENEQAKIQEKDSILQDYSTKAKRIHTVNQLLKAYSLFEKDTEYILVDGKVKIVDEQTGRVMEGRRYSDGLHQAIEAKENVKVEDATQTYATITLQNYFRMYHKLSGMTGTAETEAGEFWEIYKLDVVVIPTNRPIVRDDRQDKVYRSVREKFNAVVEEVVELTEQGRPVLVGTTSVEISELLSRMLNLRKIKHQVLNAKQHAREADVVAEAGKPGTVTIATNMAGRGTDIKLTAESKQAGGLAIIGTERHESRRVDRQLRGRAGRQGDPGSSQFFVSLEDNLMRLFGSDRIAKIMDRLGLEEGEVIQHSMITKSIERAQKKVEENNFGTRKRLLEYDDVMNSQREVIYKRRRHALHGNRLQLDIMNMMYDTVEEVITNTRGAEDYDGFKLNMVGTFGMDINMDHDSFTKGHPAQLVEQVYSEVYKHYREKNKRIADTAYPIFQNIEKERGATVEDIVVPLTDGKRQIQVVSSLKKNLESDCSELIESMEKIITLALIDQTWKEHLRDMDDLKQSVQSAVWEQKDPLLIYKFEGFELFKAFIAKLNEDVVSFLAKSNIPVRSSDEVQEARARQRQRQKLQEQKAESGSVLSGGGQASSSDTPNRPPREKTAPVKSEKIVGRNERVSVQYTDGRVVKDVKFKNVEEDLRNNRCVIIES